A region of Haliotis asinina isolate JCU_RB_2024 chromosome 9, JCU_Hal_asi_v2, whole genome shotgun sequence DNA encodes the following proteins:
- the LOC137296043 gene encoding beta-1,3-galactosyltransferase 5-like, with amino-acid sequence MFPRLSTVFRYTTLLILILVSAIMIFQLGTNSDVTSDEIILPMEVYDIEPIRREDIMTSLPKHTTRSTTAVEDDRTDGHQHKSANPHSFEYRINPVTQCAGQEVFLVTYVHSAPANFKKRQTIRETWGNQPILKRHNVRVVFIMGTVSEAYVMNMVDMEANRYGDIVQESFVDSYRNLTHKAIAGIKWVSSYCPNAKFVLKTDDDILVNFHKFIEFIKSTVQKAYGAKGLIVCNQWIRMKVMRDKRSKWYIPKEDFPEDYFPPYCSGSAYLMSADVVDGMYRASMTTPFFWVDDYYITGMLIQRLNLTHRRYNQAYILNPGVVVDKFNNDKENNLVFFHVHKLRTMYQLWRNMTMKHLHKMSLSGSVSHPFKSSSTQSV; translated from the coding sequence ATGTTTCCTCGGTTATCTACTGTGTTCAGGTATACGACCCTTCTAATCCTCATCCTCGTATCTGCCATCATGATCTTCCAACTAGGGACAAACAGTGACGTCACTTCCGATGAAATAATACTTCCTATGGAGGTTTATGACATCGAGCCTATTCGTCGGGAGGACATcatgacgtcacttccgaaGCACACTACCAGGTCTACCACGGCAGTAGAAGATGACCGGACGGACGGACATCAACATAAATCTGCGAACCCTCATTCGTTCGAATATCGTATCAACCCTGTCACGCAGTGCGCAGGACAGGAAGTGTTCCTTGTGACTTACGTTCACTCAGCTCCCGCCAATTTCAAAAAGAGGCAGACGATACGGGaaacttgggggaaccaaccTATCCTCAAACGCCATAATGTCAGAGTCGTTTTCATAATGGGAACGGTTTCAGAGGCATACGTGATGAACATGGTGGACATGGAAGCAAACAGATACGGTGACATCGTGCAAGAGAGCTTCGTCGACAGCTACAGGAACTTAACCCATAAAGCTATTGCAGGAATAAAGTGGGTGTCTTCCTATTGCCCCAATGCTAAGTTTGTCCTCAAAACCGATGACGATATTCTAGTCAATTTCCACAAGTTTATAGAGTTTATCAAATCCACTGTTCAGAAAGCCTACGGGGCTAAAGGCTTGATTGTGTGTAATCAATGGATTCGTATGAAAGTCATGAGGGACAAGAGATCCAAATGGTACATTCCGAAAGAAGATTTCCCGGAGGACTactttccgccatattgttCCGGTTCTGCGTATCTAATGAGCGCAGACGTAGTGGACGGGATGTACAGGGCGTCAATGACAACCCCGTTTTTCTGGGTAGACGATTATTATATTACGGGTATGTTGATTCAGAGGCTGAACCTCACACATCGGCGGTATAACCAAGCGTATATTCTCAACCCTGGAGTTGTGGTGGACAAGTTCAACAACGATAAAGAAAACAATCTTGTATTTTTCCATGTCCACAAACTGAGAACGATGTATCAGCTCTGGAGAAACATGACAATGAAACACTTACACAAAATGTCATTAAGTGGTTCTGTTTCCCACCCGTTTAAGTCGTCCTCCACGCAGTCTGTATGA